One Phocaeicola dorei genomic region harbors:
- a CDS encoding efflux transporter outer membrane subunit, with translation MKKIIGLCCATFLLSGCHIYKSYDRPESIDATGIYRDPVAANDTLAANDTTNMGNLSWKEIFRDPKLQMLIEEGLANNVDMQAAILRVKEAKALLTSARLSYLPSLALAPQGSLTSVDKSTPVKNYTLPASASWEVDLFGKLLNAHRGQKASYLQSKAYQQAVRSQLIGGIANAYYSLLMLDRQVSVTEQNVALMKETVRTMEAMKEAGMTTEAAVAQSKGTYHQTEASLADLKRQVRETENSISVLLAKAPQNIDRGTLEEQVMPADLAVGVPLQLLENRPDVKAAELALASAYYTTNQARSAFYPSVNITGTLGWTNGSNGTVISNPAVMLWNAIGSLTQPIFQRGKLIANLKVSKAEEQIAKMNYQQTILEAGKEVSDALFLYDTADKKLSEHQAQVSEMQKAVEMNNDLFQAGKATYLEIITAQQSLLSAQLNEVSDTFQRMQAVINLYSALGGGRE, from the coding sequence ATGAAAAAGATAATAGGATTATGTTGCGCGACGTTTTTATTAAGCGGTTGCCACATCTATAAATCATACGATCGCCCCGAGTCGATAGATGCCACAGGCATCTATCGTGACCCGGTTGCCGCCAACGATACATTGGCTGCTAACGATACAACCAATATGGGTAACTTGTCATGGAAGGAAATTTTCCGTGATCCGAAATTGCAGATGCTGATTGAAGAGGGATTGGCAAACAATGTAGATATGCAGGCTGCTATCCTGCGTGTGAAGGAGGCGAAGGCGTTATTGACATCAGCTCGCTTGTCTTATCTCCCTTCTTTGGCCCTTGCCCCACAAGGTTCGTTGACTAGTGTGGACAAAAGTACTCCTGTAAAGAACTATACTTTACCTGCTTCTGCAAGTTGGGAAGTTGATTTGTTCGGCAAATTGCTGAATGCCCATCGTGGCCAGAAAGCATCTTATTTGCAAAGTAAGGCCTATCAGCAGGCAGTGCGTTCACAGTTGATTGGTGGTATAGCCAATGCTTATTATTCTTTATTGATGCTCGACCGTCAAGTCAGTGTGACCGAGCAGAATGTGGCGTTAATGAAAGAAACAGTGCGCACTATGGAAGCAATGAAGGAAGCCGGTATGACTACCGAAGCTGCTGTGGCACAGAGCAAGGGGACTTATCATCAGACGGAGGCTTCATTGGCTGACTTGAAACGTCAGGTGCGCGAAACTGAGAATTCTATTTCCGTATTGTTGGCAAAGGCTCCCCAGAATATAGATCGTGGAACATTAGAAGAACAAGTGATGCCTGCAGATTTGGCTGTGGGAGTTCCTTTACAGTTGCTTGAGAACCGTCCCGATGTAAAAGCGGCAGAATTGGCATTAGCTAGCGCTTATTATACTACCAATCAGGCGCGTTCCGCTTTTTATCCCAGTGTCAATATTACAGGTACTTTGGGATGGACTAATGGTTCCAATGGTACAGTGATTTCTAATCCTGCCGTTATGCTTTGGAATGCTATCGGCTCATTGACTCAGCCCATTTTCCAGCGTGGAAAATTGATAGCCAATTTAAAAGTATCGAAAGCGGAAGAACAGATTGCCAAGATGAATTATCAGCAGACTATTCTGGAAGCTGGTAAGGAAGTAAGTGATGCTTTGTTCCTGTATGATACGGCAGACAAAAAGTTGAGTGAGCACCAGGCACAGGTTTCCGAAATGCAAAAAGCGGTGGAGATGAACAATGATTTGTTTCAGGCGGGAAAGGCCACTTATCTGGAAATCATTACTGCACAACAGTCATTGCTGAGTGCACAGTTGAACGAAGTATCCGATACTTTCCAGCGTATGCAGGCTGTTATCAATCTGTACAGCGCATTGGGCGGTGGACGTGAATAA
- the lpxA gene encoding acyl-ACP--UDP-N-acetylglucosamine O-acyltransferase, producing MISPLAYVDPSAKIGKNVTIHPFAYIDKNVEIGDDNVIMPNASIMSGARIGNGNTIYNGAVIAATPQDFKYTGDDTIARIGNNNTIRENAVIIRATFAGDETVVGSGNFIMQGARISHDVTIGNNCIIGNGSQVSGCCVVEDYAILTSNVLMQGKTRLGAYAAVQGGCRFTKDIPPYCVAAHEPTAFYSINTTVLQHEGFSETVIKHIAHAFRILYKVNTSTEDALRRIEEQVPFSPEIAHLIEFVRNSKLGIIK from the coding sequence ATGATTAGTCCGTTAGCTTATGTAGACCCGTCAGCAAAAATCGGGAAAAACGTAACTATTCACCCGTTTGCCTACATTGATAAGAATGTGGAGATAGGTGATGATAATGTAATCATGCCCAACGCCAGCATTATGAGCGGCGCACGCATCGGTAACGGAAATACCATTTATAACGGAGCTGTAATTGCTGCTACTCCGCAAGATTTTAAATATACGGGTGATGATACCATCGCCCGTATAGGTAATAATAATACAATCCGTGAGAATGCGGTAATTATTCGCGCTACTTTCGCCGGAGATGAGACTGTGGTAGGAAGCGGTAACTTTATTATGCAGGGAGCACGTATCTCACATGATGTGACCATCGGTAACAACTGTATTATTGGTAACGGTTCGCAGGTGTCAGGTTGTTGTGTAGTCGAGGATTATGCTATTCTTACTTCCAATGTATTGATGCAGGGAAAGACTCGCTTGGGGGCTTATGCTGCCGTACAGGGTGGGTGTCGTTTTACCAAGGATATTCCTCCTTATTGTGTAGCTGCCCATGAGCCTACGGCTTTTTATAGCATCAATACCACCGTGTTGCAACATGAAGGTTTCTCGGAAACGGTTATTAAACATATAGCGCATGCTTTCCGTATATTGTATAAAGTGAATACATCTACAGAGGATGCATTGCGTCGTATTGAAGAACAGGTTCCGTTTAGTCCTGAAATTGCACATTTGATAGAGTTTGTCAGAAATTCTAAGTTGGGTATTATAAAATAA